Proteins encoded in a region of the Chiloscyllium punctatum isolate Juve2018m chromosome 16, sChiPun1.3, whole genome shotgun sequence genome:
- the LOC140487182 gene encoding uncharacterized protein, translating to MEKPWKCDDCGMGFSYPSRLEYHRWSHTGEKPWKCEECGKRFESHYLLETHQRSHTGEKPFICSLCGKGFAQSAILTLHQRIHTDHRPFCCTDCGKRFRQSYHLTVHRRVHTGERPFTCCVCGKGFNVSSHLLNHQRIHTGDRPFTCSECGKGFTASSHLLKHQQVHSEERPFTCSECGKGFTQSAKLTVHQRIHTKEKPFSCIHCGKSFSFSSELTAHQRVHTGERPFKCSICGKAFTQSSHCLIHQRIHSHERPFSCSSCGKKFKLSCNLKAHQRIHTGERPFTCTVCGKGFPWLPSLLRHQQVHK from the coding sequence ATGGAAAAACCATGGAAATGTGATGATTGTGGAATGGGCTTCAGTTACCCATCCCGGCTGGAATACCACCGTTGGAGTCACACTGGAGAAAAACCATGGAAATGTGAGGAATGTGGCAAGAGATTTGAATCTCATTACTTGCTAGAAACCCATCAacgcagtcacactggggagaagccattTATCTGTTCcttgtgtgggaaaggatttgcACAGTCAGCCATCCTGACATTGCATCAGCGAATTCACACTGACCACCGGCCCTTCTGCTGCACGGACTGTGGAAAGAGGTTCAGGCAGTCATACCACCTCACTGTACACCGgcgggttcacactggggagagaccttTCACTTGCTGTGTATGTGGAAAGGGATTTAATGTTTCTTCTCACTTGCTGAATCACCAGCGAATTCACACTGGGGacaggccattcacctgctccgaatgtgggaagggattcactgcaTCCTCCCACCTGCTAAAGCACCAACaggttcacagtgaggagaggccattcacctgctcggaGTGTGGGAAGGGGTTTACTCAGTCAGCCAAACTGACAGTACATCAGCGAATTCATACGAAAGAGAAGCCATTCAGCTGCATCCACTGTGGAAAAAGCTTCAGCTTTTCATCTGAACTGACtgcacaccagcgagttcacactggggagagaccgttcaagTGTTCCATCTGTGGGAAagcattcactcagtcatcccactGTCTGATACATCAGCGAATTCACAGTCATGAGAGACCATTCAGCTGCTCATCCTGTGGAAAGAAATTCAAACTTTCATGCAATCTCAAAGCACACCAGCggattcacactggggagaggccgttcacttgcactgtgtgtgggaagggattcccTTGGTTACCCAGCCTGTTGAGACACCAGCAAGTTCACAAATGA